The proteins below are encoded in one region of Rana temporaria chromosome 2, aRanTem1.1, whole genome shotgun sequence:
- the LOC120928197 gene encoding nascent polypeptide-associated complex subunit alpha, muscle-specific form-like has protein sequence MGHSRASNDPSKESPNSMRQHTTYTQHSSVAVQLVRLAQIKTSKDMLDPRASSAPVPTQGPPPHQSRPKGLLRTSPDPRASSAPVPTQGPPPHQSRPKGLLRTSPDPRASSAPVPTQGPPPHQSRPKGLLRTSPDPRASSAPVPTQGPPPHQSRPKGLLRTSPDPRASSAPVPTQGPPPHQSRPKGLLRTSPDPRASSAPVPTQGPPPHQSRPKGLLRTSPDPRASSAPVPTQGPPPHQSRPKGLLRTSPDPRASSAPVQNQGPPPHQSRTKGLLRTSPEPRASSAPVPTQGSPPHQSRPKGLLRTSPDPRVSSAPVPTQGSPPHQTRPKGLTTAKSRVAPPRLPPRAVSPTPRLAPRAVSPTPRLAPRAVSPPQTSAKSRVAHPQTSAKSRVAQTTAKSRVAQTTAKSRVAQTTAKSRVTQTTAKSRVAQTTAKSRVAQTTAKSRVAQTTAKSRVAQTTAKSRVAHPQTTVTSRVAPPDYRHEPRRPPDSHSFFPPGCNLPNSFSKVQSRRPTSPPWKNICNPSGHRWVKLRLAIEG, from the exons ATGGGACACAGCCGCGCCTCAAATGATCCCAGCAAAGAGTCCCccaacagcatgagacaacacacaacaTATACACAACATTCCAGTGTGGCTGTACAGCTAGTCCGACTAGCACAGATCAAAacctccaaagacatgcttg acccaagggcctcctCCGCACCAGTCCCGACCCAAGGGCCTCCTCCGCACCAGTCCCGACCCAAGGGCCTCCTCCGCACCAGTCCCGACCCAAGGGCCTCCTCCGCACCAGTCCCGACCCAAGGGCCTCCTCCGCACCAGTCCCGACCCAAGGGCCTCCTCCGCACCAGTCCCGACCCAAGGGCCTCCTCCGCACCAGTCCCGACCCAAGGGCCTCCTCCGCACCAGTCCCGACCCAAGGGCCTCCTCCGCACCAGTCCCGACCCAAGGGCCTCCTCCGCACCAGTCCCGACCCAAGGGCCTCCTCCGCACCAGTCCCGACCCAAGGGCCTCCTCCGCACCAGTCCCGACCCAAGGGCCTCCTCCGCACCAGTCCCGACCCAAGGGCCTCCTCCGCACCAGTCCCGACCCAAGGGCCTCCTCCGCACCAGTCCCGACCCAAGGGCCTCCTCCGCACCAGTCCCGACCCAAGGGCCTCCTCCGCACCAGTCCCGACCCAAGGGCCTCCTCCGCACCAGTCCCGACCCAAGGGCCTCCTCCGCACCAGTCCCGACCCAAGGGCCTCCTCCGCACCAGTCCCGACCCAAGGGCCTCCTCCGCACCAGTCCCGACCCAAGGGCCTCCTCCGCACCAGTCCAGAACCAAGGGCCTCCTCCGCACCAGTCCAGAACCAAGGGCCTCCTCCGCACCAGTCCAGAACCAAGGGCCTCCTCCGCACCAGTCCCGACCCAAGGGTCTCCTCCGCACCAGTCCCGACCCAAGGGCCTCCTCCGCACCAGTCCCGACCCAAGGGTCTCCTCTGCACCAGTCCCGACCCAAGGGTCTCCTCCGCACCAGACCCGacccaagggtctg ACTACCGCCAAGAGCCGTGTCGCCCCCCCCAGACTACCGCCAAGAGCCGTGTCGCCCACCCCCAGACTAGCGCCAAGAGCCGTGTCGCCCACCCCCAGACTAGCGCCAAGAGCCGTGTCGCCCCCCCAGACTAGCGCCAAGAGCCGTGTCGCCCACCCCCAGACTAGCGCCAAGAGCCGTGTCGCCCAGACTACCGCCAAGAGCCGTGTCGCCCAGACTACCGCCAAGAGCCGTGTCGCCCAGACTACCGCCAAGAGCCGTGTCACCCAGACTACCGCCAAGAGCCGTGTCGCCCAGACTACCGCCAAGAGCCGTGTCGCCCAGACTACCGCCAAGAGCCGTGTCGCCCAGACTACCGCCAAGAGCCGTGTCGCCCAGACTACCGCCAAGAGCCGTGTCGCCCACCCCCAGACTACCGTCACGAGCCGCGTCGCCCCCCCAGACTACCGCCACGAGCCGCGTCGCCCCCCAGACTCTCACTCTTTCTTCCCCCCGGGCTGCAACCTCCCCAACTCCTTCTCCAAGGTCCAGAGCCGCCGCCCGACTTCCCCTCCTTGGAAGAACATTTGTAATCCTTCTGGCCACAGATGGGTAaaacttaggctggccatagagggATAG